Proteins from a genomic interval of Leifsonia shinshuensis:
- a CDS encoding LysR family transcriptional regulator, with translation MLNPVHLRTLSVVVRTGSFADAARQIGYTGSAVSQQVAALEHSLRATLFERDAHSIRPTAAALFLAERAHDILMALGALEDDMRGLSSGGFGRLRIGGFAAVNERLLPCSLADYRRSHPNVDLALDEGEPDELVAKLRDALLEVAVVYEYDLVPQRWPSAATATPLLDEELFLMVPDGHALAGAGTVAIEDLAAETWVSTREGSAGDNCLVRLCGGAGFDPLVAMRGARADSVRGMVQAGIGIALVPALSALPGDGTRLLTLEPGLRRHVLALHRAEHESALAAEAVAALAETVRGLVDERAGLSAPGAQRRRVAEVEYLAQRVAAAG, from the coding sequence ATGCTCAACCCGGTCCACCTCCGCACCCTGTCCGTCGTCGTCCGCACCGGCTCGTTCGCGGACGCCGCGCGCCAGATCGGCTACACCGGGTCCGCGGTCTCGCAGCAGGTCGCGGCGCTGGAGCACAGCCTGCGGGCGACCCTGTTCGAGCGGGACGCGCACAGCATCCGGCCGACGGCGGCGGCGCTCTTCCTCGCCGAGCGCGCCCACGACATCCTGATGGCGCTCGGCGCGCTGGAGGACGACATGCGGGGCCTCTCCTCCGGAGGCTTCGGCCGGCTCCGCATCGGCGGCTTCGCGGCGGTGAACGAGCGGCTGCTGCCGTGCAGCCTGGCGGACTACCGCCGGTCGCACCCGAACGTCGACCTCGCCCTGGACGAGGGCGAGCCGGACGAGCTCGTGGCCAAGCTGCGCGACGCGCTGCTGGAGGTGGCGGTCGTCTACGAGTACGACCTGGTGCCGCAACGCTGGCCCTCCGCCGCGACGGCGACACCGCTGCTGGACGAGGAGCTCTTCCTGATGGTGCCGGACGGGCACGCCCTCGCCGGGGCCGGGACCGTCGCGATCGAGGACCTGGCCGCCGAGACCTGGGTCTCCACGCGCGAGGGCTCGGCCGGCGACAACTGCCTGGTGCGCCTGTGCGGGGGAGCGGGATTCGACCCGCTCGTCGCGATGCGCGGCGCCCGCGCGGACTCGGTGCGCGGGATGGTCCAGGCGGGCATCGGCATCGCCCTCGTGCCGGCGCTGTCGGCGCTGCCGGGGGACGGTACGCGGCTGCTGACCCTCGAGCCGGGCCTGCGCCGGCACGTGCTGGCGCTGCACCGGGCGGAGCACGAGAGCGCGCTCGCCGCGGAAGCGGTGGCGGCGCTCGCGGAGACGGTGCGCGGGCTGGTCGACGAGCGGGCCGGACTGTCCGCGCCGGGCGCCCAGCGCCGCCGCGTCGCGGAGGTCGAGTACCTCGCGCAGCGCGTCGCGGCGGCGGGCTGA
- a CDS encoding DUF6421 family protein, protein MNSEIEYAPTRTSPHESLRANPHWRALRQAAIDLQQLQVKDGSLDDLASRTWATELVRTLRASIAALAPLFPHEAAYLAALDEDFARWSDEGFGVPDFRASLVAFQPQRNRVDGLAHLVVFPMYTQNGSANRFVEAVLVEVIWPDFIGELEEQYTNALFVPLSFIDFTPGYDTNSAVLFPESVAVAEIPTFTWGAIFQDREAARYPRVVRAAAEITKLELPADAALMLEDQRLTEETFVMWDLIHDRSHMRGDLPFDPFMIKQRMPFFLYSLEELRCDLTAFRESVRLQRQLGALPESELSDPQRQIRDHAKLVQYAVIFDRIFRFAITGSRIRNYDGLGGQLLFAWLHQHNVLHWTDTQLTIDWDQVPDVVVALSDRINDLYWRSIDRPKVAHWLAAYDMLTQTLTPNPASVWARGLSDEVLAGPPKGYTDAVLDDEFPLSMFYEALNKKMTAVIESTSGITGESDV, encoded by the coding sequence ATGAACTCCGAAATCGAGTACGCCCCCACAAGGACTTCCCCTCACGAGAGCCTGCGCGCGAACCCCCACTGGCGCGCCCTGCGGCAGGCCGCGATCGACCTGCAGCAACTCCAGGTGAAGGACGGTTCGCTCGACGATCTGGCCAGCCGGACGTGGGCGACGGAACTGGTGCGCACCCTCCGCGCGTCCATCGCGGCGCTCGCACCCCTGTTCCCGCACGAGGCGGCGTACCTGGCCGCGCTGGACGAGGACTTCGCCCGGTGGTCGGACGAGGGCTTCGGCGTGCCGGACTTCCGCGCATCCCTCGTCGCCTTCCAGCCGCAGCGGAACCGCGTCGACGGCCTCGCTCACCTGGTCGTGTTCCCGATGTACACGCAGAACGGCAGCGCCAACCGGTTCGTGGAGGCCGTGCTGGTCGAGGTCATCTGGCCCGACTTCATCGGCGAACTGGAGGAGCAGTACACGAACGCGCTGTTCGTGCCGCTGTCGTTCATCGACTTCACCCCGGGCTACGACACGAACTCCGCGGTCCTGTTCCCGGAGAGCGTCGCCGTGGCGGAGATCCCGACGTTCACGTGGGGTGCGATCTTCCAGGACCGGGAGGCCGCCCGCTACCCCCGGGTCGTGCGCGCCGCCGCGGAGATCACGAAACTGGAGCTGCCGGCGGACGCCGCCCTCATGCTGGAGGACCAGCGGCTCACGGAGGAGACCTTCGTGATGTGGGACCTCATCCACGACCGCTCCCACATGCGCGGCGACCTGCCCTTCGACCCGTTCATGATCAAACAGCGCATGCCGTTCTTCCTCTACTCCCTGGAAGAACTCCGCTGCGACCTCACCGCGTTCCGGGAGTCCGTCCGGCTGCAACGCCAGCTCGGCGCCCTGCCGGAGTCGGAACTGTCGGACCCGCAACGGCAGATCCGCGACCACGCCAAACTGGTGCAGTACGCGGTGATCTTCGACCGGATCTTCCGGTTCGCGATCACCGGCAGCCGGATCCGCAACTACGACGGCCTCGGCGGACAGCTCCTGTTCGCCTGGCTGCACCAGCACAACGTCCTGCACTGGACCGACACCCAACTCACCATCGACTGGGATCAGGTCCCCGACGTGGTCGTGGCGCTCTCGGACCGGATCAACGACCTGTACTGGAGGTCCATCGACCGGCCCAAGGTCGCGCACTGGCTCGCCGCCTACGACATGCTCACCCAAACGCTGACCCCGAACCCGGCGTCGGTGTGGGCACGCGGCCTGTCGGATGAGGTGCTGGCCGGACCACCGAAGGGATACACCGACGCGGTGCTGGACGACGAGTTCCCGCTCTCCATGTTCTACGAAGCGCTGAACAAGAAGATGACCGCCGTCATCGAATCCACCTCCGGGATCACCGGCGAGAGCGACGTCTGA
- a CDS encoding substrate-binding periplasmic protein, giving the protein MPHRSRTAGVVTAAALVVLATALTGCSASGSTGVAAGCKPKDTFSTITKGTLTVTLSALPPFITSQGTSLGGIDGDILNAFAKEECVTVTATPVATAAVIPAVQTGRSDVAAGSWWRSASRAKIVGLTEPVYLDQMALVSKEGYDTVPALKGKTVGTVDGDLWVGEAKAYFGDDLKIYKSTTDMYQDLKAGRLQVAMDSFGSGSFNAPNLKVKVAKPDPVIGASLQPPQTTFPISFDNPALLKALDGFIATIKANGQLAKILQSHGLPGSAANTGAPRLIS; this is encoded by the coding sequence ATGCCACACCGCAGTCGCACAGCCGGCGTCGTCACAGCCGCAGCCCTCGTCGTCCTCGCCACCGCCCTCACCGGGTGCTCGGCGTCCGGCAGCACCGGCGTCGCCGCCGGCTGCAAGCCGAAGGACACGTTCAGCACCATCACCAAGGGGACGCTGACCGTCACCCTGTCCGCCCTCCCGCCGTTCATCACGTCGCAGGGCACCTCCCTCGGCGGGATCGACGGCGACATCCTCAACGCGTTCGCCAAGGAGGAGTGCGTGACGGTCACCGCGACCCCGGTCGCGACCGCCGCGGTCATCCCCGCCGTGCAGACCGGACGCTCGGACGTCGCCGCCGGCTCCTGGTGGCGGTCGGCCTCCCGCGCCAAGATCGTCGGCCTGACCGAGCCGGTGTACCTCGACCAGATGGCTCTGGTCTCGAAGGAGGGTTACGACACCGTGCCCGCGCTGAAGGGCAAGACCGTCGGCACGGTCGACGGCGACCTCTGGGTCGGCGAGGCGAAGGCCTACTTCGGCGACGACCTCAAGATCTACAAGTCGACGACCGACATGTACCAGGACCTCAAGGCCGGCCGCCTCCAGGTCGCGATGGACAGCTTCGGCTCCGGATCGTTCAACGCCCCGAACCTGAAGGTGAAGGTCGCCAAGCCGGACCCGGTGATCGGCGCCTCCCTCCAGCCGCCGCAGACCACCTTCCCGATCTCCTTCGACAACCCGGCACTGCTGAAGGCCCTCGACGGCTTCATCGCCACGATCAAGGCGAACGGGCAGCTGGCGAAGATCCTCCAGTCGCACGGGCTGCCCGGCTCGGCCGCGAACACGGGAGCGCCGCGGCTGATCAGCTGA
- a CDS encoding amino acid ABC transporter permease produces MNLVQDWIQFWPQLLGGLGVSLRLTGAILAVGLPAGLLLALGAGVRNRALRVTTIVIVEIGRGTPALVVLQLVYFGLPTVGVTFGSFAASVIALGLTTAAYTSEIIRGGLQAVPESEVEAADALGLSRLDVLRYVVIPQGLRIAIPPLVGFSIMIFQATSLAYTIAVPELMSQAYSIGSTTFRYLSILTLAGLLYAAITIPASWLSARVEKALAPHRAPVPTP; encoded by the coding sequence ATGAATCTCGTACAGGACTGGATCCAGTTCTGGCCGCAGCTGCTCGGCGGCCTCGGGGTGAGCCTGCGCCTCACCGGCGCCATCCTGGCCGTCGGGCTGCCGGCCGGCCTGCTGCTCGCGCTCGGCGCCGGCGTGCGCAACCGGGCGCTGCGGGTGACGACCATCGTCATCGTGGAGATCGGCCGCGGCACGCCCGCGCTGGTCGTGCTGCAGCTCGTCTACTTCGGCCTCCCGACGGTGGGCGTCACCTTCGGCTCGTTCGCCGCCTCGGTCATCGCGCTCGGCCTGACCACCGCCGCCTACACCAGCGAGATCATCCGGGGCGGCCTCCAGGCGGTGCCCGAGTCCGAGGTGGAGGCGGCCGACGCGCTCGGCCTCAGCCGGCTGGACGTGCTGCGCTACGTGGTCATCCCGCAAGGTCTCCGGATCGCGATCCCGCCGCTGGTCGGCTTCTCGATCATGATCTTCCAGGCGACCTCGCTCGCGTACACGATCGCGGTGCCGGAGCTGATGTCGCAGGCCTACTCCATCGGCTCCACCACCTTCCGCTACCTAAGCATCCTCACCCTGGCCGGTCTCCTCTACGCGGCCATCACGATCCCGGCGAGCTGGTTGAGCGCGCGTGTCGAGAAAGCCCTGGCGCCCCATCGCGCGCCGGTCCCCACCCCCTGA
- a CDS encoding amino acid ABC transporter permease, whose product MDHLAVVVQGVQMTLLVTVCSFAIGAVGGVPLVLARRSRFAWLRFAARAVIEIVRGIPPLVWLFILYFGIGSGAIKLDPFTAAIIAFGVVTSAYLAEIYRGGLTAISDGQWEASDALGMSRSATLATVIGPQVLRVSIPAAATYAIGLLKDSSIASVIGVQDIVFFAGQDASQTADGIVPFLWAAGLYIAMTIPCAWLTRRLDTTLRKRVAR is encoded by the coding sequence ATGGACCACCTCGCCGTCGTCGTCCAGGGCGTCCAGATGACGCTGCTGGTGACCGTGTGCTCGTTCGCCATCGGCGCCGTCGGCGGCGTCCCGCTCGTCCTCGCCCGCCGCTCGCGGTTCGCGTGGCTGCGCTTCGCCGCCCGCGCCGTCATCGAGATCGTCCGCGGCATCCCTCCGCTGGTGTGGCTGTTCATCCTGTACTTCGGGATCGGCAGCGGCGCGATCAAGCTCGACCCGTTCACCGCCGCGATCATCGCCTTCGGGGTGGTCACCTCCGCCTACCTGGCGGAGATCTACCGCGGCGGCCTCACCGCGATCAGCGACGGCCAGTGGGAGGCGAGCGACGCCCTCGGGATGTCCCGCTCGGCCACCCTGGCCACCGTGATCGGGCCGCAGGTGCTCCGGGTGTCCATCCCCGCCGCCGCGACCTACGCGATCGGGCTGCTCAAGGACTCCTCCATCGCGTCGGTGATCGGCGTGCAGGACATCGTCTTCTTCGCCGGCCAGGACGCCAGCCAGACAGCCGACGGCATCGTGCCGTTCCTCTGGGCGGCCGGCCTCTACATCGCCATGACCATCCCCTGCGCCTGGCTGACCCGGCGCCTCGACACCACGCTCCGGAAGAGGGTCGCACGATGA
- a CDS encoding amino acid ABC transporter ATP-binding protein translates to MLESDHRDGIAISLRSVVKRYGEHTVIDDVSLSVREGEVVAIIGPSGAGKSTLLRCINLLEVPDSGCVTVEGTQIDAGSEIKRKQLQTLRRDVGMVFQSFNLFPHMTVLRNVSLAQERVLGRSRAEADARSTALLERVGLADKAGQFPGRCSGGQQQRIAIARALALDPHVMLFDEPTSALDPEVGLEVLAVMRELAKSGMTMVVVTHEMQFARDVSDRVVVMAKGAILEQGEPEQVFTAPGTERTRQFLRAVLER, encoded by the coding sequence ATGCTGGAATCAGATCACCGCGACGGCATCGCCATATCGTTGCGATCCGTCGTGAAACGCTACGGCGAGCACACCGTCATCGACGACGTGTCGCTCTCCGTCCGGGAGGGCGAGGTCGTCGCGATCATCGGCCCGAGCGGCGCGGGCAAGAGCACGCTGCTGCGCTGCATCAACCTCCTCGAGGTGCCGGACAGCGGCTGCGTCACCGTAGAGGGTACGCAGATCGACGCCGGCTCGGAGATCAAGCGCAAGCAACTCCAGACGCTGCGCCGCGATGTCGGGATGGTGTTCCAGTCGTTCAACCTGTTCCCGCACATGACCGTGCTGCGCAACGTCAGCCTGGCGCAGGAGCGGGTGCTCGGCCGCAGCCGCGCCGAGGCCGACGCCCGGTCGACGGCGCTGCTGGAGCGGGTCGGCCTCGCCGACAAGGCGGGCCAGTTCCCCGGCCGCTGCTCGGGCGGCCAGCAGCAGCGCATCGCGATCGCCCGGGCGCTCGCGCTCGACCCGCACGTCATGCTCTTCGACGAGCCGACCTCCGCGCTCGACCCCGAGGTCGGGCTCGAGGTCCTGGCGGTGATGCGGGAGCTCGCGAAGTCCGGGATGACGATGGTCGTCGTCACGCACGAGATGCAGTTCGCGCGCGACGTCTCCGACCGGGTCGTCGTGATGGCGAAGGGCGCCATCCTCGAGCAGGGCGAGCCGGAGCAGGTGTTCACCGCGCCCGGCACCGAGCGGACCCGCCAGTTCCTGCGCGCGGTCCTGGAGCGCTGA
- the glsA gene encoding glutaminase A — translation MAYLERQTPLPDFSTDAVHSDEVPEQENVVSTGTLPEVERVHALIETAHERYRGLDDGKVADYIPSLGEADPALFGISVCGVGGQTTSVGDSTHPFSIQSISKVFVFALVCHELGHSEVSRRVGVNNTGLPFNSVMALELSDGDPRNPLVNAGAITTTSLAPGSTAAEKWDFVQRGLSRFAGRRLELDEKVYASESATNQRNMAIARLLQSYGRMHVDPIQATDVYTRQCSLLVTAEDLAVMAATLANGGVNPITREKVIDASVCRDTLAVMATSGLYEFSGDWLFEVGIPAKSGVSGGIVTVAPGKGGLGTFSPRLDPAGNSVRGQRAARFLSHSLGLDIFASTPGGA, via the coding sequence ATGGCCTACCTCGAACGACAGACTCCGCTGCCCGACTTCTCCACCGACGCCGTCCATTCGGACGAAGTGCCCGAGCAGGAGAATGTGGTCTCCACGGGCACGCTTCCCGAGGTCGAACGAGTCCACGCACTCATCGAAACCGCCCACGAACGCTACCGCGGCCTGGACGACGGGAAGGTCGCCGACTACATCCCCTCCCTCGGTGAAGCCGACCCGGCCCTCTTCGGCATCAGCGTGTGCGGGGTCGGGGGCCAAACGACGAGCGTGGGCGACTCCACCCACCCCTTCTCGATCCAGTCGATCTCCAAGGTGTTCGTGTTCGCCCTGGTCTGTCATGAACTGGGGCACTCGGAGGTGTCGCGCCGCGTCGGCGTGAACAACACGGGCCTCCCGTTCAACTCGGTCATGGCCCTGGAACTGAGCGACGGCGACCCCAGGAATCCCCTCGTGAACGCGGGTGCGATCACGACGACGAGTCTGGCGCCCGGCTCGACGGCGGCAGAGAAGTGGGACTTCGTGCAACGGGGACTCTCCCGCTTCGCCGGGCGACGGCTGGAGCTCGACGAAAAGGTCTACGCATCGGAGTCGGCCACCAACCAGCGCAACATGGCGATCGCCCGGCTCCTGCAAAGTTATGGGCGTATGCACGTCGACCCGATTCAGGCGACCGACGTCTACACGAGACAGTGCTCACTCCTCGTGACCGCCGAGGACCTGGCGGTCATGGCCGCCACTCTCGCCAATGGAGGTGTCAACCCGATCACCCGGGAGAAGGTCATCGATGCCTCCGTCTGCCGTGACACGCTCGCCGTGATGGCGACGAGCGGACTCTACGAGTTCTCCGGCGACTGGCTGTTCGAAGTGGGCATCCCAGCGAAGAGCGGTGTCTCGGGCGGTATCGTCACGGTCGCACCGGGCAAAGGCGGCCTCGGAACCTTCTCACCGCGCCTCGACCCTGCCGGCAACAGCGTGCGGGGGCAGCGGGCGGCACGATTCCTCTCCCATTCGCTCGGGCTCGACATCTTCGCATCGACCCCAGGTGGCGCCTGA
- a CDS encoding TetR/AcrR family transcriptional regulator, protein MMVVIVKGSDEKGSRMVSDAKARMIEGAARLLAEKGLQETSFSEVVALTGAPRGSIYHHFPGGKASLVAQALDFQRSRSLAVIESARGRTAVEVASTFLEAWRRLLLASHFTIGCSAVAVAVAADSDDLLQRSGAVFRGWADLLAELLTLGGVPADAAPGAAALLVAGSEGGVILSRAQSSIEPFEAVAGQLVAHVEALSRPAAD, encoded by the coding sequence ATGATGGTCGTCATAGTCAAGGGTTCGGACGAGAAAGGGTCGCGGATGGTCTCCGACGCGAAGGCGCGCATGATCGAGGGCGCCGCCCGGCTACTGGCCGAGAAGGGCCTCCAGGAGACCTCGTTCTCCGAGGTGGTCGCCCTCACCGGAGCGCCGCGCGGCTCGATCTACCACCACTTCCCCGGCGGCAAGGCGAGCCTGGTCGCGCAGGCCCTGGACTTCCAGCGCAGCCGGTCCCTCGCCGTCATCGAGTCGGCCAGAGGCCGCACGGCGGTGGAGGTCGCCTCGACCTTCCTGGAGGCCTGGCGGCGGCTCCTGCTGGCGTCGCACTTCACGATCGGCTGCTCGGCGGTCGCCGTGGCGGTGGCCGCCGACTCGGACGACCTGCTCCAGCGGTCCGGCGCGGTGTTCCGCGGCTGGGCCGACCTCCTCGCCGAACTGCTGACCCTGGGCGGCGTCCCCGCCGACGCGGCGCCCGGCGCGGCCGCACTGCTCGTCGCCGGCAGTGAGGGCGGCGTCATCCTCAGCCGCGCGCAGTCCAGCATCGAACCGTTCGAGGCGGTGGCGGGGCAGCTGGTCGCGCACGTGGAGGCGCTCAGCCGGCCGGCCGCGGACTGA
- a CDS encoding tautomerase family protein, producing MPMIDVYATAGTFADPHALAVSLADTLKVIEQVPDIPLFRRNTAAFVHELPEGALSNVDGASDYVRVQVLTNAGALDRPKQLAVVEQFTAIVAEAAGDPSQAERTWVLLTEAVEGGWGLGGHANTNEELVLAARAQIAELQAAAAES from the coding sequence ATGCCCATGATCGACGTCTACGCGACCGCCGGCACCTTCGCCGACCCGCACGCGCTCGCCGTGTCGCTCGCCGACACCCTCAAGGTGATCGAGCAGGTGCCCGACATCCCGCTGTTCCGCCGGAACACCGCCGCCTTCGTCCACGAGCTCCCGGAGGGCGCGCTGTCGAACGTCGACGGCGCGTCGGACTACGTCCGCGTGCAGGTGCTCACCAACGCCGGCGCGCTCGACCGGCCGAAGCAGCTCGCCGTCGTCGAGCAGTTCACCGCTATCGTCGCGGAGGCCGCGGGCGACCCGTCGCAGGCGGAACGCACCTGGGTGCTCCTGACCGAGGCCGTCGAGGGCGGCTGGGGACTGGGCGGCCACGCCAACACGAACGAGGAGCTCGTGCTCGCCGCCCGCGCGCAGATCGCCGAGCTGCAGGCGGCAGCGGCGGAGAGCTGA
- a CDS encoding VOC family protein → MAIRFENVGIAVRDLEAAIAFFTDLGLTVEGRDTISGGWADTAVGLDGNHAKIALLRTPGGEGRLELFEYLHPDAIETEPTLPNEIGMHRVAFQVDDLDAALAIAAGHGCHPLRGVANYQDVYKLTYLRGPSGILVMLAQDLTKGPDLTKD, encoded by the coding sequence ATGGCCATCCGCTTCGAGAACGTCGGCATCGCCGTCCGCGACCTGGAGGCGGCGATCGCCTTCTTCACCGACCTCGGCCTCACCGTCGAAGGCCGGGACACGATCAGCGGCGGCTGGGCGGACACCGCGGTCGGCCTCGACGGCAACCACGCGAAGATCGCGCTGCTGCGGACGCCGGGCGGCGAGGGCCGGCTGGAGCTGTTCGAGTACCTGCACCCGGACGCGATCGAGACCGAGCCGACCCTCCCGAACGAGATCGGCATGCACCGCGTCGCGTTCCAGGTCGACGACCTCGACGCGGCGCTCGCGATCGCGGCCGGGCACGGCTGCCACCCGCTGCGCGGCGTGGCGAACTACCAGGATGTCTACAAGCTGACCTACCTGCGCGGGCCGAGCGGCATCCTGGTGATGCTGGCCCAGGACCTCACCAAGGGCCCGGACCTCACGAAGGACTGA
- a CDS encoding lytic murein transglycosylase has product MRGIWWAPALVVVAVVAVIAVCGAATPAPQHGWSQPLPGDAVPPQDTVVPEADSGGTAQPGGTAQPSGTAQPGGTAAQQSTATNGTAAASSGAVTAQDSAPTSSGTTAPAGAISARVSRTWSASVSARTGIPERAVRSYAGAALAVQRDDAGCHLGWTTLAGLGAIESGHGTHGGARVAEDGTARPAIFGPELGDGTRAMGPLQFIPSTWSRWGADGSGDGVADPQNLDDAALAAAHYLCSYGDLAGAAAWRKAIFAYNHLDSYVAEVLERADAYAAAAR; this is encoded by the coding sequence GTGAGAGGGATCTGGTGGGCCCCGGCCCTCGTGGTGGTCGCGGTGGTGGCGGTGATCGCGGTGTGCGGAGCCGCAACGCCCGCGCCTCAGCACGGCTGGTCGCAGCCCCTCCCGGGGGACGCGGTGCCCCCGCAGGACACGGTCGTCCCCGAGGCCGATTCCGGCGGCACGGCACAGCCCGGCGGCACGGCACAGCCGAGCGGCACGGCGCAACCCGGCGGCACGGCCGCGCAGCAGAGCACGGCGACGAACGGGACGGCAGCCGCCTCGAGCGGCGCGGTGACGGCCCAGGACAGCGCCCCCACGTCCTCGGGCACCACCGCACCGGCCGGAGCCATCTCCGCCCGGGTGTCCCGCACCTGGTCGGCGTCCGTCTCCGCGCGCACCGGCATCCCCGAACGGGCGGTGCGCTCCTACGCGGGAGCGGCCCTGGCCGTCCAGCGCGACGACGCGGGCTGCCACCTCGGCTGGACGACGCTCGCGGGGCTGGGCGCGATCGAGTCGGGGCACGGCACGCACGGCGGCGCGAGGGTGGCGGAGGACGGCACGGCGCGGCCCGCGATCTTCGGCCCGGAGCTCGGCGACGGGACCCGCGCGATGGGCCCACTGCAGTTCATTCCCTCCACCTGGAGCCGCTGGGGCGCCGACGGCAGCGGGGACGGCGTCGCCGACCCGCAGAACCTGGACGACGCCGCGCTCGCCGCCGCCCACTACCTCTGCTCCTACGGGGATCTCGCCGGCGCCGCCGCCTGGCGGAAGGCGATCTTCGCGTACAACCACCTCGACAGCTACGTCGCCGAGGTCCTGGAACGCGCGGACGCGTATGCCGCTGCGGCCCGCTGA
- a CDS encoding protein kinase domain-containing protein — protein sequence MPLRPAELADAFRTGEVLGRGGSATVYAARPVAWRPPAGSRSTPIALKVLHPELARTPGAADAFFAEARALERVAHPNVVRVLGYGTTGGAAWIAFERAPGVSLAALVDDRGALLPEEAAAVTDGILRGLSAVHAAGLVHRDLSPANVFVAAGEDGALTAAGVRLIDFGLADVPGRTALAADVLRAGDAGDDEVGVVGSAGYLSTEHALGLPVDERGDLYQVAALLHLMVTGRPPFQRATAAELMEAHADAPPPVPSVQDSAIPSYIDGLVLRGMQKQPEQRFASADAMRDALARKAVTLPVPVQRAASPRRQPGAAAAPLAASSRLALSAGPAAAGPASGDPGTSTAAPAPRRGAPTALVAIAGALVAAIAVVWLTGAVLARPAVVPPPPAAEAPAASPVVQATPSPTPTTAVAEVAVPVLAGLTEAAAQDRLRAAGLRLGTVGRSDAASPAGTVLASAPAQGVRAKPGSAVDLTVASGSNGVPDTRGMALGDALRALSAAGFTTSSRTVFDSTVAAGTVVGSDPSPAVVAGVGSSVTVLTAGADPGGAPTATPTPGPTATATATPVPTRPPPTSTPPPKP from the coding sequence ATGCCGCTGCGGCCCGCTGAGCTCGCCGACGCCTTCCGGACCGGGGAGGTGCTAGGACGCGGCGGCTCCGCGACGGTCTACGCGGCGCGTCCCGTCGCCTGGCGACCGCCCGCCGGCTCGCGCTCGACGCCCATCGCCCTCAAGGTCCTGCACCCCGAGCTCGCCCGGACGCCCGGGGCGGCCGACGCGTTCTTCGCCGAGGCCCGGGCCCTGGAGCGGGTCGCGCACCCCAACGTGGTCCGCGTGCTCGGCTACGGGACCACGGGCGGCGCCGCGTGGATCGCTTTCGAGCGCGCGCCCGGCGTCAGCCTCGCGGCGCTCGTCGACGACCGCGGCGCGCTGCTCCCCGAGGAGGCCGCGGCCGTCACCGACGGCATCCTCCGCGGCCTCTCCGCGGTGCACGCGGCCGGGCTCGTCCACCGGGACCTGTCGCCCGCGAACGTCTTCGTCGCTGCCGGGGAGGACGGCGCCCTCACCGCGGCCGGCGTCCGCCTGATCGACTTCGGGCTGGCAGACGTGCCGGGGCGCACCGCGCTCGCCGCGGACGTCCTCCGCGCCGGGGACGCAGGCGACGACGAGGTCGGGGTGGTCGGGAGCGCCGGCTACCTCTCGACGGAGCACGCCCTCGGCCTGCCGGTGGACGAGCGCGGCGACCTCTATCAGGTGGCGGCGCTGCTGCACCTGATGGTCACCGGCCGGCCGCCGTTCCAGCGCGCGACCGCCGCGGAGCTGATGGAGGCGCACGCCGACGCCCCGCCACCCGTCCCGTCGGTACAGGACTCGGCGATCCCGTCCTACATCGATGGCCTCGTGCTCCGCGGGATGCAGAAGCAGCCGGAGCAGCGCTTCGCCTCCGCTGACGCCATGCGCGACGCGCTCGCGCGCAAGGCGGTCACGCTCCCCGTCCCGGTGCAGCGGGCGGCCTCCCCGCGGCGGCAACCGGGTGCGGCGGCCGCGCCGCTCGCCGCGTCGTCGCGCCTGGCGCTCTCCGCCGGCCCGGCCGCGGCCGGTCCCGCGTCGGGAGACCCGGGAACGTCCACCGCCGCGCCCGCCCCGCGCCGCGGCGCGCCCACCGCGCTGGTCGCGATCGCCGGCGCTCTGGTCGCCGCCATCGCGGTCGTCTGGCTGACCGGCGCGGTGCTCGCCCGTCCGGCTGTCGTGCCCCCGCCGCCGGCCGCGGAGGCGCCCGCGGCCTCGCCGGTCGTGCAGGCGACGCCCTCGCCGACGCCGACCACGGCGGTGGCGGAGGTCGCGGTGCCCGTGCTCGCCGGCCTGACCGAGGCCGCCGCCCAGGACCGGCTCCGCGCCGCCGGGCTGCGGCTCGGGACGGTCGGCAGGAGCGACGCGGCGTCGCCGGCCGGCACGGTCCTGGCCAGCGCACCCGCCCAGGGCGTCCGCGCGAAGCCGGGGAGCGCCGTCGACCTGACCGTCGCGTCCGGCTCGAACGGGGTCCCCGACACCCGGGGGATGGCGCTCGGCGACGCCCTGCGCGCGCTCTCCGCCGCCGGGTTCACCACATCGTCGCGCACCGTGTTCGACTCCACCGTCGCCGCGGGCACCGTCGTCGGCTCCGATCCGTCGCCCGCGGTGGTCGCCGGGGTCGGCAGTTCGGTCACCGTGCTCACCGCCGGCGCGGACCCGGGCGGAGCCCCGACGGCGACGCCCACGCCTGGGCCGACCGCGACCGCCACGGCCACGCCCGTCCCGACCCGGCCGCCGCCGACCTCCACGCCGCCGCCCAAGCCCTGA